A region from the Rosa rugosa chromosome 6, drRosRugo1.1, whole genome shotgun sequence genome encodes:
- the LOC133715182 gene encoding U11/U12 small nuclear ribonucleoprotein 59 kDa protein encodes MNPNPYQPMAPPPPWPRMMPPNAPMVPPNPPVTSTFWETANVRDQLKNLQGTLGLAKAMQKELEMLMLMKDGKGSDDDASVSGFSEFLKDRKIDLEAQVLQSVEAANSLMATLRVELEPFRAITHEMCPWEEKSAAVRLSNKICKSKRNKRWRKRKRKRIAEMIAKEREGFDEADREADEWRAREIAKDIAKRKMEDMKKIASLKAKEERKRLESELETVLIVEKLQELRSIRIEKMKKQGHFLPEEDDKFLERVRAAVEEEEHQAILAADMDAARDAIATAEQSRKTTENFRPDSIDQSSAKGESKESKGATIPSTNEGDSTAVTNKESGKQVLQGEGYSGAYDAVANLPMEFYHYYHGSNTDMGTLIEVRRTWDAYIRPGGSRIPGHWVQPPPPADDIWASYLLQPK; translated from the exons ATGAATCCAAATCCGTACCAACCTATGGCACCTCCACCTCCATGGCCTCGAATGATGCCTCCCAACGCTCCTATGGTGCCGCCCAACCCTCCGGTGACGAGCACTTTCTGGGAGACCGCAAATGTGCGTGATCAGCTGAAGAATTTGCAGGGCACTCTTGGTCTAGCAAAAGCAAT GCAGAAGGAGCTTGAGATGCTGATGTTGATGAAAGATGGTAAGGGGTCTGATGATGATGCTTCTGTCAGCGGGTTTTCTGAGTTTTTGAAAGATAGGAAGATTGATTTGGAGGCCCAAGTGTTGCAATCAGTGGAAGCTGCAAACTCTTTAATGGCGACACTACGAGTTGAGCTTGAACCGTTTAGAGCGATCACGCATGAAATGTGTCCCTGGGAGGAAAAATCTGCGGCTGTCCGATTATCCAATAAGATATGCAAGTCCAAGAGGAATAAACGGTGgaggaaaagaaagaggaagcgCATTGCGGAGATGATTGCAAAG GAACGTGAAGGGTTTGATGAAGCTGATCGAGAAGCTGATGAATGGAGAGCTAGGGAAATTgcaaaggatattgccaaacgCAAG ATGGAAGACATGAAGAAAATTGCAAGCCTTAAAGCaaaggaagagagaaagagactaGAATCTGAG CTTGAGACAGTATTGATTGTTGAGAAATTGCAAGAGTTGCGCTCCATCAGGATtgagaaaatgaagaaacaag GCCATTTTCTCCCAGAAGAGGATGATAAATTTCTTGAAAGAGTACGAGCTGCAGTTGAGGAGGAGGAGCATCAAGCAATCTTGGCAGCTGACATGGATGCTGCTAGGGATGCCATTGCAACTGCTGAGCAATCAAGGAAAACAACCGAGAATTTCAGACCTGACTCCATTGATCAAAGCAGTGCTAAAGGCGAGAGTAAGGAAAGTAAAGGCGCGACAATTCCAAGCACTAATGAAGGCGACTCTACTGCAGTCACTAACAAGGAATCTGGAAAACAAGTTCTCCAGGGAGAGGGTTATAGTGGAGCTTATGATGCTGTGGCAAATTTACCTATGGAATTTTATCACTACTATCATGGCAGCAATACCGATATGGGCACCCTTATTGAG GTGAGAAGAACATGGGATGCCTATATAAGACCAGGAGGAAG CCGGATACCAGGACACTGGGTTCAACCTCCACCTCCTGCAGATGATATCTGGGCCTCCTACCTTCTGCAACCTAAATGA
- the LOC133717676 gene encoding uncharacterized protein LOC133717676 isoform X1, which yields MRKLVLCCIMLHICFRILMLILEDVSSDVSQERSSDFASTCSLVEPGSAAKRVDGANSNSTRGSFPCMLLLQILYQTWMISQESGYVVDIDTKAVQNFEFDAEKMTAYETCNSIWKMITSLDISHFPLR from the exons ATGAGGAAGCTAGTGCTGTGCTGCATAATGCTACATATTTGCTTCAGAATCCTCATGTTGATTCTTGAAG ATGTTTCATCTGATGTGTCTCAGGAGAGGTCAAGTGACTTTGCATCTACTTGTAGCCTAGTTGAACCTGGTAGTGCTGCTAAAAGAGTGGATGGTGCTAATTCAAATTCAACAA GAGGAAGCTTTCCATGTATGCTTCTGTTACAAATATTATACCAAACCTGGATGATCAGTCAAGAATCTGGCT ATGTTGTGGATATAGATACGAAAGCGGTACAAAACTTTGAATTTGATGCAGAGAAGATGACTGCCTATGAAACATGTAATAGCATTTGGAAGATGATAACTTCATTAGATATTTCACATTTCCCCCTGAGATAG
- the LOC133717257 gene encoding uncharacterized protein LOC133717257 — translation MQFLSSGFVVMLFHYDGNVDEWKQFQWNDLVIYVSVVNQTKWWFAKRFLHPDIVDQYSRILLRDEDLGVDNFNPQRYVSIVRKEGLEISQPALDFSKTEVNYMEKLSKEEGIQKKLSKDILQYKAHIIKIFAEHRHNWISADLEF, via the exons ATGCAGTTTTTGTCAAGTGGTTTTGTTGTGATGCTTTTTCATTATGATGGTAACGTTGATGAGTGGAAGCAATTTCAATGGAATGATCTTGTCATTTATGTGTCTGTAgtcaatcaaacaaaatg GTGGTTCGCAAAGCGTTTCTTACATCCTGATATAGTTGATCAATACAGTCGCATTCTTCTACGGGATGAGGACCTTGGAGTTGACAATTTCAATCCTCAACG GTATGTGTCCATTGTTCGAAAGGAAGGGCTTGAAATATCACAACCGGCACTTGATTTTTCCAAGACAGAGGTGAACTACATGGAGAAACTTTCGAAAGAGGAGGGGATTCAGAAGAAACTCAGCAAGGATATTTTGCAATATAAAGCTCATATAATCAAGATATTTGCGGAACATAGGCACAATTGGATCTCTGCAGATTTAGAGTTTTAG
- the LOC133717676 gene encoding uncharacterized protein LOC133717676 isoform X2: MVQVENFQVGDMVQLMVLHRDVSSDVSQERSSDFASTCSLVEPGSAAKRVDGANSNSTRGSFPCMLLLQILYQTWMISQESGYVVDIDTKAVQNFEFDAEKMTAYETCNSIWKMITSLDISHFPLR, from the exons ATGGTGCAAGTTGAGAATTTTCAGGTCGGTGATATGGTGCAGCTAATGGTGCTTCACAGAG ATGTTTCATCTGATGTGTCTCAGGAGAGGTCAAGTGACTTTGCATCTACTTGTAGCCTAGTTGAACCTGGTAGTGCTGCTAAAAGAGTGGATGGTGCTAATTCAAATTCAACAA GAGGAAGCTTTCCATGTATGCTTCTGTTACAAATATTATACCAAACCTGGATGATCAGTCAAGAATCTGGCT ATGTTGTGGATATAGATACGAAAGCGGTACAAAACTTTGAATTTGATGCAGAGAAGATGACTGCCTATGAAACATGTAATAGCATTTGGAAGATGATAACTTCATTAGATATTTCACATTTCCCCCTGAGATAG